The Sporomusaceae bacterium DNA segment TTTATTTTCTATTTTTTCTCAAAATCATATATACTCTTCCTGCGTTTGTCAAGGCGGGTAATCGACTGCACGCGCGAAGCCGCGGGCACCTGCGCCCGCGGCCTCCCGGCAGCTAAGGTTCCTTTAGAAATCCAGGCTCATTGTCTTAACCTTGACGTTGGGGATGGCGTTGAGCTTTTTCTCCATGTCTTTGACAGGGATGTTCTCACCGCAAAGCTGGAGAAGGATGAGGCCGGTGTTGGTGCATTGGTCGATTGCGGCATCATGCAGTCCGAGCCTTACCCTGATGAAGCAGCCAAATTCGGTGAGAATGTCCTGAACCTTCGGGGCGGTCTCGACGCGGTTCTCTTGGAGAATTGCCACGATCGTCGAGCAGTTGGTCATTGGCGTCACCTCACATTTATTTTTTCTGGCGCATTACCTAATATTTCTTATTATCTTCTTTTCCATGCGCAATAATCCCTGCCGGGGACAATGACAAACCGCTAAATGAAAATAGTCATTTTCGCGAAAAAAGTATTCTTTCCCCGAAATTGATAAAGGAAAAACCGCTCAACCGTCGTACTTACCATAAATAGGAATTACTTCTGAGGAGACTGTGTGAATGACACAAAGGGAAGCCCTGCGTAGAACGGTGCAGCTCCATGTCAATCAACTCGTACCGGGAATGGAACTAGCCCATGACCTCCTCTCAGGAGACGGCGCTGTTCTGATCGGCGCCGGAACTATCGTCAGCAGCCATACCATCAACAAGTTGAAAAACTGGCAAATCGCCGTTGCCAATATCGTCAGCGAAGTACCCGTCAACCCCATCCTCAGTCGAGAGGTCGAGCAGTTTGTCAACAGCTACAACAAGTCGGTCAGTGTCGTTCAGAGTGCGTTTTCCGACCTGAGGGCCAGCCAGGAAATGCCCCTGGAAGCCTTCACGGCCACCGCCGACGAATTGGCCGCAGGCGTTCAGGCGGCCGGCAACGTCGTCGACCGGCTTTACGACCTGCCGCCCTGCGACGACGCCACTTTCCAGCACAGTGTCAACGTCGGCGTCATCGCCGCTCTCATCGCTACCTGGATGAACTACCCGCCGGAAGTGGTCAACGCCGTTTCCCTAGCCGGCCTACTCCACGATGTCGGCAAATCCCAGCTCCCGCAATCCCTTCTCCACCGCACCAACCTGCTGCCTCCCAACGACTACGCCCACTACAAGCAGCATGTCCGCTACGGCTTCGAGCTTGTCAAGGGCCTTGATCTCGCCGCCAGCGTTAAAGCCGCCATCGCCCAGCACCACGAGCGTAACGACCGTAGCGGCTACCCGCTGAGCCTGCCGGGGGAAAAGATCCACCCCTACGCCAAAATCGTCGCCGTCGCCGACATCTACGATGAAGCCCTGACGATAAACCGCAACCCGTGCGCCGTTTACAGCCCCTATTCGGGTCTGGAGACAGTCAACGACGCCAAGCACCAGGCCGACCCGGAAATATG contains these protein-coding regions:
- a CDS encoding HD domain-containing protein → MTQREALRRTVQLHVNQLVPGMELAHDLLSGDGAVLIGAGTIVSSHTINKLKNWQIAVANIVSEVPVNPILSREVEQFVNSYNKSVSVVQSAFSDLRASQEMPLEAFTATADELAAGVQAAGNVVDRLYDLPPCDDATFQHSVNVGVIAALIATWMNYPPEVVNAVSLAGLLHDVGKSQLPQSLLHRTNLLPPNDYAHYKQHVRYGFELVKGLDLAASVKAAIAQHHERNDRSGYPLSLPGEKIHPYAKIVAVADIYDEALTINRNPCAVYSPYSGLETVNDAKHQADPEICLLFSGRMLNFLCGNIVALNDGREARVVYLNPVSPSRSIVQLTSGAVLDLADDPELRIHHVIR